From the genome of Brassica oleracea var. oleracea cultivar TO1000 chromosome C4, BOL, whole genome shotgun sequence:
TACGACGCGGGGCTCCGTGACGTCACCAATGTGGACTTCTCCAAGGTTGTTATCTCCGATATGCTTCGACGGAACATAAGGAGTAGGCCTGAGATGCGGTGGCGTGTTATGGACATTACAAAGATGCAGGTTTTGTGTGCTCTGTTTGTAACTTTTTTTTTTTAGCTTCTCTGTTGTTGTCTCTCGTTAACGCAAGCTTTTTTTTTTGGCTTCTTTATTGCGTAGTTGGGTGATGAGTCTTTTGATACGGTGCTGGATAAAGGTGCTCTTGATGCTTTGATGGAGCCTGAAGTTGGTACCAAGCTGGGAAGCCAATACTTATCAGAGGTGTGTGTGCTTTGTTCTTCTTACAGATTTTTCAAGTTGTGTGCTTTTATTAATGCTTTTATACCTCTTTTTCTCAGGCTAAGCGTGTTCTCAAACCTGGGGGAAAGTTTATCTGTTTAACGTTGGCAGAGTCTCATGTATTAGGTGATTGTTTCAGCCTCAAGTTTTTTTTGTGACTGTTTAGGTGAAGTGTTTTCATGGTTATTGAAAATTCTTGTTGTTTTTGCAGCATTGCTTTTCTCAAGCTTTCGTTTTGGTTGGAAGTTGACTGTTCATTCAATCTCTCAAAAACGTTCGAGTCTTAAGACTTTTATGGTTGTGGCTGAGAAAGAAAAGTCCACTGTCTTGCATGAGATAACATCTTCTTTCGATCTTTTATCTCTTGGCCGCAATGATGCTCAGGTAATACTTTTATGAAAACTTACCTGTGCTCTGCCCTCAATGTAATACATGGTTTTGAATTATTCTTCTAGGGTTCTGGTATGTGTGAAGCCCTTGAAAGTGAGAACGAGATACGTAGAGACTGCAACAATGGATCAGACTTGTTGTACTCTCATGAAGATTTGATACTTGGTGTCAAAGGAGATTTAGCTGAGCTTACTGGAGGTCGTCGTGTAAAATTTACTTTAGGAAGCAATTTCAGTTATAGGGCCGTGCTTCTTGATGCTCAGAAGCAGACCGAGCCGTTCGTGTATCATTGTGGTGTTTTCCTTGTCCCTAAGGTAACGTTTTTGTCAACATCATGAGTCTCTACAAGTTAAATTTGCAGAAACTTATGTGGATATTAGTATAATTTCGTTTGAACTAAGAAAAGGAGTGTTGAAAATTTTCAGACTCGTGCTCATGAGTGGCTGTTGTGTTCAGAGGAAGGACAGTGGCAGGTTGTTGAGAGTTCTAGGGCCGCTCGTCTCATAATGGTAAGCTCTATCTGATTAAGGCTTTCTCGGTGATGTATACTCGGTATGAGAATCTGACCAAATATTAATTTATTGTGTAAGGTTTATCTGGACAGTAGCCATAATGGCGTCAGCATGGAGGATATCCAGGTACAATCTGCATACAAAGCTGTCTGTTGCATTATATTACTTACTTACTTACTGGTTAATTATTTCTCCTCAGAATGATTTATCTCCCATGGTGACACAACTAGCTCCTAGAAACGATGATGAGGCAGCTCGCATTCCGTATGTTCATTTTCTTGTTTCTCTATATTCTAAAAGCTTTTGATGCAACTGTTGATTTTTTTTTCAACTTTCTTAATTGTTCTAAACTCCTAAATTTCAAAGCCTCTTCTCATTATTTCTTGTTGTGTTATCTGTTGAATTGGATTTTGTGCTACAGGTATATGATGGCAAGTGATGGGATCAAAAAGCGTAATACTATCCACGAGGTGTTTATTACAATAAATCACTTAAAAGCTTCATTTTCTTATTCTTAATAAGATTATCCACTTGTAGATGCAAGAGTGAATTTCTGCTAGTTGGTATCTGGATCTTAGTTGTGTTTCTTACAATTCTATCTGGGTTTATATAGGTGACGTCTTCCTTGACTGGGGAAGTTGTGGTTGAAGATGTGGTTTATGAAAGCAGTTCTAGTAATACCGGAGGCTTATCTCCTTCTGCTGATTTGGCATTTAGACGCCTTGTATTCAAAAGAACCGAGTATTTGATACAGTCTGAAGCCTTGCTTGTAGAGGATGGTGAGATTGTTGATGAATCTCAAACAGAGAAAACTAAAACTGCTTCCCAATCAAAACGGAAAGGAAATAAAAAACGAAACCAAGGTAAAAAAAAAAAAGTCTCTACTTAATTAGGTATTGTGATACAGAACATTTCATGCTCTTTTTTTTTTAATGCTTGTATCCATTTCAGAAACGAGCGGACCCATTATGAAGGTCTCTCATGATTATTTGGCTAGCTCTTACCACGCTGGAATTATTTCTGGATTCACATTGGTATCTTCCTATCTGAAGAAGTCTGAATCGAGTGGAAAGATGGTAAGCATTATTCACTTTGGCCACCTTGTTTTAGATAAGTTCATGGTGCAACTCCTCTGTTTTTTTTTTGCCTTGTACTGATCCTGCAATGTTTCTGATGCTTTACAGGTTAAGACTGTTATAATTGGTCTTGGAGCTGGATTACTTCCCATGTTCCTCCATGGATGCTTTCCATTTTTTGATATCGAGGTAATATCATTTAAAAAGGGTTATTCAAATTGAGCCTCTTCGATTGCCACTTACATGATAGTATCTCGTTGAATAGGCGGTTGAGCTTGACCCGGTAATGCTTGACGTTGGCAAGGATTACTTTGGTTTCACACAAACTGATCGCTTGAAGGTAAACCCCTTCTTTTTTAATACAAAGTTCCAATCCTTTTTTATGTTTATATTCAATTTATCATCACAAAGCCTTTTATAATAGGTGCATATTGCTGATGGAATCAAATACATTAGAGACGTAACAAACCCTGAATCTTCTTCCGAGAAAGCGTCGGACGCTGTCTCTAAAACAGAGATCACTAGTTCCAATAATGCGGAAGGCAGCACTTGTCCTGACATCTTGATTATAGATGTTGATTCAGCAGATTCAAGGTATGCACTAGGCCAACTACTATTACATTTCTATGACTTCTTGCATTGATCTTACCGTTTTTTCATGTTTGCTTTCTGTCTGTAGCGGTGGATTAACCTGTCCTGCATCTGAGTTTATTGAAGAGACATTTCTTCTCTCAGTTAAGCGTGCTCTTCCTCAGCATGGTCTTTTTGTAGTGAACTTGGTTTCAAGGTCACAATCCGTCAAAGATATGGTTGTATCAAGAATGAAAAAGGTAAAAACCAAGTGTGATTCGATCCTTGTGAATCTGCTACACTAGTAGTTGGTTTTGAGTCGGAATTTGTAACTGGTGTCTTTTGTTTTGCTGTGTTTACAAGGTTTTCGATCGCTTGTTTAGCCTGCAACTAGAAGAGGAAGATGATGTAAACGTCGTGCTGTTTGGGCTCTGCTCTGAATCTGTAATCGGAGAGAGCGATATTCCAGAGTCTGCAGTTATACTTGAGGAACTGCTCAAGTGCCAGAGATTGGAAACGAAGCAAAGCATCATCGACTCTACAAACAAGTTGAAATGCTGGAAATGAATCTACAGCATTTCAACTTGTTTGAAAACAAGCTTGTCTTTAGCTGTTTTAAAAAGGATTCTTTCATGTTAGACGTGCTGTTTGAATTTTTTTTGAGCTTACTGAAGATTATACTTGTGTAATAGTTTCTTCCTTAAACACAAGTGGAAAATGAAGCGTGTGGTTTAGTTTAACATAAGCTTCACTTTATCGTTAGACCAACCCACATATTGAGGCATTCAATTTGGGTGATAGTGAAGTTCGAATGTAACAAGTTAAAGACATCATCAATGTATCTTTGATTTATTGTTGCATTTTTGGAAACAATCCGTTTTTTTGCTAATGAAAGGTACCAACGATCCGCGTTGTTGCCTACCAAATGGTTCGAACGGTGATACTACGATAAGAGCGGCGCAAGCAAAAACATTTGGTCGATCACGTTGTGCGTGAACAAGATAGTTTACTTGTAAATATGTAAACAAAAATACGTAAATGAATAAAAATCTGGCCGCCGAGAAAGACAATAAAAATAGAGACAGAGAAACCAAAGCTGAAACCGCGTGGGTCCGAACGACGTCGTCGTTTGTAATAAGTTAATATTTTGCATGCAAGAAATATTGTTGTTAGGTCACATGTTTATTATCACAATACTAAAAGCCAGATATCCTTTTATATTAAGCTATCCACGTCACTTAAAATATTCTTCCGATCACAACATTTCATTTTGACACGTCAGACGGACTTCTACCAAACCTGTATAATGCACAATGGACCAAAATCAGAAGCGGNNNNNNNNNNNNNNNNNNNNNNNNNNNNNNNNNNNNNNNNNNNNNNNNNNNNNNNNNNNNNNNNNNNNNNNNNNNNNNNNNNNNNNNNNNNNNNNNNNNNTCATATGAACTTCTTCTTATTTGTATGAATGATAAGTGTTTTCCCCGCAATTGCGTGCTTAATAATTTTACAGAAAATAGTATATAGATATATTATCAATTAAAAAACCATTAGAATAATCTTTTTTGTATGAAATATTTAATAATTAACTGAATATTAATTTTTAATATATGATAAACTTTTTATAATAATTTACTGCACTATTTATTACTCTATTAAATTTTATAAAAACTCACATATTATGAATACATTATTTAATAACCATCTATAAATATTTTTACTTGATTAAAAATTAGCAATAAAAATTTTTGAATTTAAAAAAAATACTTTAAGGATTTTATTAGACATTTTTATGGAACAAACATATCACTTTTCATTACTATTGGTTAGTTCTTTGAGAACACCAGTTTGTTACTTTTTACAATCTGACGATTTCTCAAACCTGTATCTACCTACAAGAAAAAGTGTTAAAAGTGGACTATGGTGTAGTATTAAACTCCAAAACCTTAAAAGTAAACTTTAGTTTTCATATTATCAACAATTTGGTGTAATATGAACATTACTATAATAAATTCATGAAATTCATATGAATATTTCCATTTACCAATATTTGATTTACTTAGTTTAGAATCATGAAAAAATAAAACAATATTAAAAATTGTTTGTAAAGTTTTACACAATGCCATTACTCTGCTGCTTAAAAACCCAAATCCCCTAACTGCCATGGAGCAAGCAAATTCATGCATATACTTATTCGAGAAAAAGAAACAACTATAAAATACATGATTTCTACCATGCACAACCAGCTATTCCCTATTAAATAAGATTTGTTTTTCACCAAAAAATATATAATACAATAATTTTGTGTAGATCCAAAGTGGTACGTCTAACTATATGAGACAATGAGGCGGCTAATTTCAGAGAGCTAAATCGCATATCTACCAGAAAAAACCAAATCGTAATCATCACAAGTATAATTCCACGGTTACATGAAGGTAATAAACTAAACGTAAAGTTTATGTCAAACTAAATGCTTACAAATATTTCACTTTTACAAGAAAACTATCACTCACAACCCACCAGGATCACACTTTTACTTTGACAACGACATTGATATCATACAACGCTTCCAAAAGAGGAATAAACTGCTATCCTAGGCCTGATGGCATCGATAATATTAAAATTACATTACTGCTTCCTACGTCAATTAAAATAATCATTGTATCAATAAGTAGTAATAGCCATCGATAATACTTTTTTTTTTACATTCAATGATTATTTTAATCCTAACGCAATTTTACATTAAACATAATTTAGACAAAAATATATTAATCTAATATGATATTCTACTTTAACATTTTCATAGAAAATAAACCGGTCCTACTATATACAAAGAGAGAGAGAGCCTCCAGTGAGAGATATAACCTGTTATCATTGTTGACATTAATGTTAAGCATTTAAACTTGGGAAGAAACTAAGAAACTAGAAAGGTAGCTTGCAAAAATCTAAGGTGACCTCTTCTTTTGTTTTTCTGCTGGATTTGTTATAAGAAGAGATTTAAATTAACTTTTCAGGTTTGCTTTAAGTTGATATTATGCTATTTTATTTGTTCATATTCTAAATGATCAGAACCTAGTTCAAGCTGATACAAACTCGATGATATTCGTTTCACAGTTTAGGTTCTAGTTAGGTTGAATTGTTTATCTATAATTTAATGAGAGAAAAAACAAAAGACAGTTCATATTTATATAGAAATTTGCGACACTGTATAGCATCGACGGTGTCTGTATGAATGTACTGGGGAAATCAACCGAAAGGTACAATGCATTAAACCTCTCTCGTAGAAAATTCCACGCATAAAGTTGTAAAGGAAGAGACAGATGCTGCAGAATTGGTCAAAATCATTTTGACAAATCTAAATAAAAAACAATCAAATGTCACTTTCAAAATAATTACTAGCGACAAAAAAAAAATACTACTCTCTCTGTTTTTTTTAATATAAATCGTTTTAGAAATTTTTTTATGCTCTAAATTATACGAAGTTTTCGGTTTTTTTATGTAAAATTTATTAATACTTAATGTTATATGACCAATGATAATATACCTTCTATTTTATTATTGGTTGATTTGTGGTTAGATAAATAATTAATGATATTTTTGTTTAGAAAATATAAAAAACTAATGAATTTTTAATAAGTACAATTTTGAAACGATTTATATTAAAAAATGGAGCGATTAGTGTTTTGTGTTATTATAATGAAAATAAAATGAAAGCGACATCAATCTGGGACTGGGGTAAAAGGACCCCCTGCTCTCTTCATTGGTTGAGTTGTACATTAGCTGTCAAATTATTACATCTCAATATACATTCGTTTTTTTTGGGACAAATCAATATACATTCTCCAAATATATACATTTAGATGGATAGTACAACCACATTCTTGGAGTTACTTCCCAATTTCTATTGTAAATAAGTCATCATATAAATCTTAAAATTACTGAGTTGCTTCATTATACTACATGTACTATGACTCCTGATCTTGGAGTTACTTCCCAATTTCTATTGTAAATAAATCATCATATAAATTTTAAAATTACTGAGTTGCTTCATTACATTATGTATTATGATGTCAGGAGTCACTGCCTATATCTTTACATTTTATCTACAATAAACCGGTATAATTTTACATTTAAAACTGAAACAAAGTTGTTAATTTATATATATAGCTAGTATCCTGATAAATTTATGTAATATATATAAATATATATATAGATATACAGTATTTGTCTCACAAGAAAATCTAGATTTAATGAGAATTAAATGACGAAAAGAAAGAAACAAAATAAAGAAAAAGACATATGAAACGTAGTCCCCCTCTTCTCTTTGCTTTCTTCTATACACAAACAAAGTTCTCTCTCTCTCCCTCATGTCTAGTTTTCTGCGGTTGCCCTATCTCATGACCCTTTAGGTTAACGGCGTTTTCATCAAACCTCCGGTTTATGCGTCACCGCAGGAGCTCGAGTTTTCATTAAAGTCGTGGACTTTCTTTTCAAGATCAAAAGCCTTTTTTTGTGCTTTTGGGTTATAAACCAAAAAAACACATGGAAGCTTAGAAGAAGAAAGCTTTCAGAGTTTGTGAGGTTGTTGTTGGTTAGTTTGTTGTTTTCTAGCAAATGCTGAGTCTCTTCTCTCTGTAAGTTCTTTGATTTCTCCTTTCCATTCATTTCCTCTGTTTTTTTCTACACTTTTGGTATTGTTTACCAACTTAAACTATCTAAACACTAATCTTAATCATATAGAGCAAGATGGATTGAAGATTTTTTTCTGCTCTTTTTGTCGTTGTTGTTGTTATCACCTTAATGATTTAACCAGTTATACTCATTAAATGAACTCATATATGAGTTAATTTCGTGGTTTCTTGATTTAAGAAAATGTTGAATCTGAAAGTTGATTAAGAAAATGTATTGTCTATGATTGTGCATATAAAATGTATTGTCTCCGTATGGAAGCAAAGTATGATATCATATTTTAAACATCTATGATTGTGCTACTAAACTCAAAAATAATATACTTCAAACTGATAAGATCTTAGGGGCTTAACCTCTGACAATTATCTACTTTCTTTGACTTTGGCTACTAATTTTATAATCCAAAGCCGTGTGTATTGGTTGCTCCAAACACTTTTGTAGTTCAAATTTCATTTTAAAAATTTACAACCAAGTCACCAGTTTGTTTGTCTGTCTGAGGGTACCTTCAAAAAGACAAGTTGTTTTTGAGTTGTAATGTTATTTTTTTTCAGCTGCAACTTGCTTTACTAGATGAGCCATGATATTAGCTTCTCCCAACATGGTCTTTATAAAAGGGCATCAAGTAAACGACCGATCTTTTTGTTTTGATACCAAGGAATGGAATATTCTAGAGACTCGGCAGGGATGATGATGGAGAATAAGCGCAATGTCTACTCTCTTGAAGAAGGCAGCATTAAACGACACAAGTCTGATCTCTCTTTCTCTTCCAAGGTCTTATGATGATTTTCTCGATCTTCATGCTAAATGACCTTACCACATTCGTGGACCAACATGCTAATGAGTTAATGACCCGTCTGTGGTTTAACAGGAGAGGAAGGATAAGGTGGGAGAACGTATCTCAGCTCTTCAACAGCTAGTTTCCCCTTATGGAAAGGTACTAACTATTCCGTCTGAAATTTCCTTTTCAAGCGACATACATGATCAAGCCCCTCTCTCTTTCTCTGCAGACCGACACAGCATCAGTACTTCTAGAGGCGATGCAATACATTCAGTTTCTTCAAGAACAAGTCAAGGTCTGCTCTGTTTCCTTCACTGTTTCGTAACAGAACAGGCTGCATTTGTCCATCTTCTGATCCTACAATGACTTTTTCTGTACAGGTTCTAAGCGCTCCATATCTGCAAGCAACCCCAATTACTACACACGTGAGCAAAATATTGACCCCCTTTCTTTAACTAGGATTGCAATTAAAAATATGTGATTTCGACTCACCATCTCTTGCTTGTCTCCGTAACCAGGAGGAGGTGGAGGAGTACATTTTGAGAAGCAGAGGGTTATGTCTTGTCCCAATGGAGTACACAGTAGGTGTTGCTCAGACCAATGGTGCTGATATTTGGGCTCCTGTAAAGACTCCTGCTTTCAGTCTCCAGTCTAATTCCCCCATCTGATGATCTGTCTTTCTCAAGATTAAATGAAAGATAATAAAAAAATGTTAGTGGTCTGATGATGATGCCTATGTAACACATATATAAATTGATGAAGACCAATGAAGTTGTCTCATAGTCAGTGATGTCTGTTTCTGTAATTCTTACTGCTTAATCTCCCAACTCTGTGGTGGCTTCATCCCATTACTTGAATTTGAATAAGTTGTCTACACTGATAGTGATTTGATTCTAATGATAAATTTAAGTTCCTAAGGGAATTAGCTTAAGCTCCAGACTCCAGCGGCCTAGTAACATACATAGCACGCTGAGATCGATCACTACAGAACCAACTCATACATACGAACCGGTCACTGACGGATATAACATCCGGTTTATTAGGAATCCGGTCTAAAACAATACCGTACCTCTTAAAGAGCAGCTGCAGCTGCAGCTAAACCCTAAGCCCTAAAATCACCATCAGATCAGAGAGAGAGAGATTACGATCGATCGACGATGGATCACATAGCTGCGGCGGAGGAGCAAATCGTATCGGAGAGGCTAAGAAGAAAGCTTGAAGAAGTTAATGTAGCAGCTCAGTCTCAGCTTTTTCCTATCCAAGATCACATCAATTTCACCCTCCAGGTATCTTTTCGATTCACAGCTTTAGCCTTCTGGGCATAGAACATCTTTACTGGGTTTGATCCAATCTTTCTTCTTTAAATTCAATTCTCCAGAAGCTGTCACCTTTTACTTTTTTTTTTTTTTTGCAATTTTAGCTTCGTGGAAAGTAAGCAACTTTTGTTTTTGATGAATTGAGTTAGATATCTATTTGATTAGAGACTATAGATAAAAAAAAGTTATCTAAGTTGTGAAACACCTTCTCTTTTGTTACATTGAGTTACATGAATCTGTATTTCATTTTCATTGTTGCAGCAAGCCTATTTCAAATGTGCATATGAGTGCTTTGACAGAAGAAGAAATCAAGAGGATATTAGTAACTGCGTCGAGCACTGCAGTGTCCCCGTTGTCAAATCTCAGCAGCATTTTGAGAATGAAATGGCTCAGTTTCAGGTAGTATATCTCCACTAGAAAGAGATTCAAAGTGCTTATAAAAGATGATGATGAAGAACTGATGATTTTTGCATTTCTGTTGTATAGGAAAGACTGAACAGATCATTGGTGGTGTGTCAAGACAAATTTGAGGCTGCAAAGCTCCAGAAGATAAGGCCTGAAGCGGTTAACGAAATGGAGAGCTGCGTGCACAAAGCCATTGAAGAGAACCTCAACACATTACCTCACATTGTTCAGAGAATGAAGACAGCATTTAACATAGCTAACTAAAACCTCAGCCACTTCTCCTCTCGGGGACATCTCAGAACAGTGAACTCCAGGACCTGAGTTGAATATTGCAGACTTTAAAGACCTTTTGTGTTGTCTAATTATATGATTTACAATTTTTTTTATTCTTCTTATATAAAGAGATTGATAGGTTTACATTGGGCACTGGAAAGATAACTGTTTTTATTTGTTTTGTTCTTTTCGGCCTTGAATCACAATCAGAAAAGACATGTCTCAATCAAATACTGTATCCTCAAGCTTTGTATAGTAACAGAGCAATCACATGTTTCAAAGCCGACTGTATAGCCAATCTCTGTAGCCCATAACCACAAGATCAGTTTAACAAATAATAAAAACTCACATGGATTCCAATTACGGTGTAAAACAATTTGAAGCTATAGTCGGAAAGTGCAGTTAAGTGGATCACCAAATAACATAGTATGACAGTTAGACAAGAGTTTCAAAAAGCATAACTAGAACAATCACTGCTCCATAGAGAATGAACAACTGAAACAAGAGGATATATGATACCATTGTATCTAAGATAAGATGAAAACCATGGTAGACAACTGAGAATATTCATTCCGAGAACCGAAAACTTTATAATAAAAACACAAAAACAATGGAAAGAGAAGGGCTCTAATCAAGACCACATGATATACAAGACAAGAACTTAAGAGCCAGTATCCGCTCCAAAGTCCTAAAATCATTCCATAAGCTTCATGTCTTCAACATGGTTCAGAAATATGTGTACTTTAAAACGCTTCTCAAACGCTCCCATTCCCTGGATTTCAACTCTGGTTATATATTCTTTGACCAAATTGTAGTAGTAAACACGGAAAGGGTCGGATGGAAAGAATTAAGCACTTGAATAACCGTTACACGATGGTTGATGGGAAGTTGTTGTATAAAGGAAGGTTGGTTATTCCTCGCAGTTTGAAACACATTCCGGTGATACTTACTGAAAGTCATGATTCTTTGGCTGGGGGACATTTTAGTGTATTTAAAACTCTCAAGCGGATTCAGGAAGGGTTTTATTGGACTCATATGGTTAAGGATGTTTAGGATTATGTTTTAACTTGTGATGTTTGCCAGTGCCAAAAATATTCGACTCTTTCACCTGCAGGATTATTGCAGCCTCTACCTATTCCAGAGCAAGTTTGGGAGGCTCTATCAATGGATTTTATAGAGGGCCTTCCTCTATCAGGAGGGGTGAACGTTATATTTGTAGTAGTCGACAGGTTGAGTAAGTTTGCTCACTTTCTGAAGTTAAAGCACCCTTTCACCGCAGTAGATGTGGTTGAGATGTTTGCTAAGGAGGTTATTCGACTTCACGGCTATCCTAAGTCGATTGTTTCGGATCGAGACACGATTTTCTTGAGTTCATTTTGGAAAATTTTTGTTTCGACTGAGTGGAACACAACTGAAGTATATCACAACCCTTCTCCCCAAACA
Proteins encoded in this window:
- the LOC106336686 gene encoding methyltransferase-like protein 13, translating into MGKKKGTSKADAADDVLQTLEDFTSKENWDKFFTLRGSDDSFEWYAEWPQLRDSLLPLLRASSPSSSSSGSLQILVPGCGNSRLSEHLYDAGLRDVTNVDFSKVVISDMLRRNIRSRPEMRWRVMDITKMQLGDESFDTVLDKGALDALMEPEVGTKLGSQYLSEAKRVLKPGGKFICLTLAESHVLALLFSSFRFGWKLTVHSISQKRSSLKTFMVVAEKEKSTVLHEITSSFDLLSLGRNDAQGSGMCEALESENEIRRDCNNGSDLLYSHEDLILGVKGDLAELTGGRRVKFTLGSNFSYRAVLLDAQKQTEPFVYHCGVFLVPKTRAHEWLLCSEEGQWQVVESSRAARLIMVYLDSSHNGVSMEDIQNDLSPMVTQLAPRNDDEAARIPYMMASDGIKKRNTIHEVTSSLTGEVVVEDVVYESSSSNTGGLSPSADLAFRRLVFKRTEYLIQSEALLVEDGEIVDESQTEKTKTASQSKRKGNKKRNQETSGPIMKVSHDYLASSYHAGIISGFTLVSSYLKKSESSGKMVKTVIIGLGAGLLPMFLHGCFPFFDIEAVELDPVMLDVGKDYFGFTQTDRLKVHIADGIKYIRDVTNPESSSEKASDAVSKTEITSSNNAEGSTCPDILIIDVDSADSSGGLTCPASEFIEETFLLSVKRALPQHGLFVVNLVSRSQSVKDMVVSRMKKVFDRLFSLQLEEEDDVNVVLFGLCSESVIGESDIPESAVILEELLKCQRLETKQSIIDSTNKLKCWK
- the LOC106337279 gene encoding transcription factor bHLH113; this encodes MEYSRDSAGMMMENKRNVYSLEEGSIKRHKSDLSFSSKERKDKVGERISALQQLVSPYGKTDTASVLLEAMQYIQFLQEQVKVLSAPYLQATPITTHEEVEEYILRSRGLCLVPMEYTVGVAQTNGADIWAPVKTPAFSLQSNSPI
- the LOC106337277 gene encoding protein FAM136A, with product MDHIAAAEEQIVSERLRRKLEEVNVAAQSQLFPIQDHINFTLQQAYFKCAYECFDRRRNQEDISNCVEHCSVPVVKSQQHFENEMAQFQERLNRSLVVCQDKFEAAKLQKIRPEAVNEMESCVHKAIEENLNTLPHIVQRMKTAFNIAN